A region of Dictyostelium discoideum AX4 chromosome 1 chromosome, whole genome shotgun sequence DNA encodes the following proteins:
- a CDS encoding IPT/TIG domain-containing protein, translated as MVKFKIVVSFLLFILYCNCFTFGSYTFDTKNWSTNGTLSSCVFYDFVNNDYYDLRAIVIPDHQGAYRASFTAELSGGIQTPYTIYFNPCFNDHMCPGGLSVGCTFIVQNSQRVLNSVGLLSESHFVTFRTDGITIKYQSALLPSTTCASNGNRRTMILVITCDPNEPFKVTSTYNRRVLCEHTIYIASKLVCKNRGVLFNQGLFYDLTPMKLLTSTSHQITNDDQTKDILFNLFGNVNRCGTFGTSTLSYQSCILTVANKAIDYKLDSRYATSPKSVMVGSLSQPRTITFTNDGITIIYSSTTGFTECSSNGNKYSSKYILICDPFTEYYVDKFTLESQCIYQIKVYTKYACPTLRLFKESQYYDLSPLMLDSTRNYTTGHITGGYEYNIVFNIGNKAQMCSDAFNDYYFACQYDPRSKSFIPLAKASLGQRVTFDLNQVKFEYTSPTTTSCPLNSNKRTFIIVLNCDENQHYQLVSTLESPVCVYTVTIKTKYVCESTIYYNRINTTFYDITPIKTTKDSPKTVDIVVGGYPYKLYYSIGNTVNYCANQVESVPGVDYQACQYLSGLVIQVGSLKNTSMYLSNNGINIYHTTPFDLTRVCQNTRYQRVNSLNMVCDTTAINVVVSATETADDWACIYTIEIKTKYACPINYAPVLPAVGNPCLYSCTPPGALNTKDIVSVLLNLGVCFSEINKYGTGAQSLLGIFNNTWVLNHNGYDDWMGGQLYSLLLTGKPQTSISPYVISITHDNLCTYGTNGLSKAKNSINDFLTITNDLLEISNRAASSTVTKYTYSDGAITLSTHKLLSTSTGGLAIIKYKNLLCYYSIVSNLQTLVISNYLLSCPYYSPTITLYSLTPPTGKIGDTITINGQNLDTNRYDVYFNIIDDNSKVKATITSRTVNSVKVIVPNGFGNALVYTQNILNPTTSDKLSFSYPSPAIVKVISQPFSTDIINRFFVIGQNHRSLITNITIYPYIDNIEKEAIYCEIEKYCPSSSKIPSIPESAVGHPCINSTVYSENSQFFDYSKYDVFVCIKSSLGVGSGIIKFPSQTFTFAYSYKAPLLYYTQPGIRIPTDGGSFQLSGKNFPPTQEIIDLGLNTSVIIWNNDNFVTFKGTNLTSTNINWKSSKSILCVAPPGFGGPFIVTVTVGKQASKTIYPSDLNENPIDYYLYYSPPTLLDILAVPTDGGETIIKGTNFIPVSLADQINNQSLIGSPNSVTFNNVLSSSWKWINSTHVKAIVQKGIGAILTIVNVGSQSTETSPYPVIFYKQPELDNKKYENFANSNILITGSNFVPVGVSAGSSSSVKIGGIPCNSVTWVDSKSVICNVPIGTGDNLNIQVTVGGQQTELNDYFSYLGQCDFLCSDLSNLELEKVIRENKKDLKSTLLLTGVCLEQIEQYNLTYIKNKIESSWIGSSIINDWTSGKFYNYFKSSESYSTVKTLAKYITPKNPCIYDNKRVKNSLDYLFEINSDIFHLIELSISSKISYPDSPYETYFYESSSNPEYGLSIITFDSAICSFTESTIQDYQSGKVLQSCSIIPIINQVINPTTTLQAPYQYSLTIIGRLFDSSTRIFLSGYECPIIGNIITNQNDYIQTLSCSVPSEIKSYSASPISFYNGYSENNIYNFLLDFKKSFFFIYPISTVTQIQYPSSGPIQMNSEIKVIGFNFFPYGITNPSIQVFIDDLELTGTIFGLTSINGVDSFSFIASGLGSLNDSLPMIINDDINLEFSFERPIVNSILPTNGDYNTKVTINGNNFRKGQSVKIGDILVNDIEFISNQKIIVSAPFGFINGLVVVYSDDQYSLEEISFSYPSPIIDQVILSNYESKLNTTGTNYFTVIGRGLGTYIAEQVDIIINQEFYASCEFDFCESLEIIEDIDIKDQGICQYLKYKNYQYIDENFDILNCILADSIGKDKSISIKISEFQNQTFTYSYYEPWIEKLTQNSSSATTDGGEVIVINGYNFLPFENLSPYYENNETIAQWLNQSEILIGESYLCQSINWTNSYELNCTIPPGIGVNHTIIVKVGLQSSNHTDYLYSYDPPKLDTINNSTKNETHYYSSTDGNNEIIITGNNFIPKELSDHYNQNENKTINSILLGKQYCNETIWINSTIVKCKPLAGIGSNYKINIKVGNQNSNETIYFSYEKPILDLKNYTGSTNGNTEITITGINFIPKELADNNNFNQSENYIMIGDNKCNETIWINSTTVKCKPISGTGTNHRVIITVGNQNSNETVYFSYDKPILDIKNYSSPTDGNTEITITGENFIENYNQEKHNENDNFVRIGENKCNETKWINSTTIKCKLIQGIGLDYKIVVTVANQQSNENVFFSYEKPMIDSKTLLASTSGSETIKITGTNFIPSTLVEHYNKEENKDNSINSVTINNEFCNDITWINSTELTCKPLAGVGTNHTIFILVGTQKSNQVKSFSYKPPKIEEFKYYTAPTHSNKIITITGENFIPIELLSKDNSNSSVLIDNIKCEEIKWIDSTKVSCQVPVGQGKDLSIKVKIENQETEENQQFSYDKPFIQSINPNKGRCNQEVLITIQGDSFGKSDQLIKIGNNECQDIQFYPNHTFTCKVPIVENSIKSIVLLNVGNQDSNDNITYKYYGPPEIKSIGLPSYLSFKGDDLITIIGNNFIEYDDGSDEIVVKFNNEPTAIIEKTETSIKIKTLSGDEFNLPIAVELNGQISNIDTSFVYSNPIIESVTPSSSSSKSNTHITIKGHNLGYSTNTPKITIGSSNCLNINTISPNEVRCIVLKSSAGTKQLTLTYESYQPTYSQFTHKNDDDSDSHDDDDDKDNNGPKDTIISIIGSAIGAAVSAAISGLITSIFIGGTSVATAAATTTATGTAIATATTASTATAIASATTEGVAVVFTRVSVIAATAGGVVITAIVTATVILISGGSTPSPTPTITPTISPTPTPTDNYWVRCMVDYSRLTLQVDNLYGQDIVCIDGNGISSIFNESFSCKPDLINDSMICTQQHQDGTNSTTTFGNSTLICHIDSTKSCEISPPFIIPSDPIEDDEYSNILECQYNLIENSLSTHSNNSPLRCYNNETENYFTMNTTLSCSKDESLSQDNNTISCLADTDDTQIFFFKNSITCITDYPYYKCTMKSEPSQDDNIIPEPTLPPTPSIDDDSTCIYDSANPYSIDLQPTIGTNVKCPTNEKELHYDLSTYLTCTDNTTHKNSTYSVSYSTYVCIKTK; from the exons atggtaaaatttaaaatagttgtatcatttttattatttattttatattgtaattgtttCACATTTGGTAGTTACACATTTGATACAAAAAATTGGTCAACAAATGGTACACTATCATCATGtgttttttatgattttgtaaataacgattattatgatttaagAGCTATTGTCATACCTGATCATCAAGGTGCTTACAGAGCAAGTTTCACAGCTGAACTTTCTGGTGGAATTCAAACACCATAtacaatatattttaatcCTTGTTTTAATGATCATATGTGTCCAGGTGGTCTTTCAGTAGGTTGTACTTTTATTGTACAAAATTCACAAAGAGTTCTTAATTCTGTTGGTTTACTTTCAGAATCTCATTTTGTTACATTTAGAACAGATGgtattactattaaataTCAATCAGCTCTTttaccatcaacaacatGTGCCTCTAATGGTAACCGTAGAACTATGATTTTAGTTATCACTTGTGATCCAAATGAACCATTTAAAGTTACAAGTACTTATAACAGAAGAGTGTTATGTGAACATACAATTTATATCGCTTCAAAATTAGTATGCAAAAATAGAGGagtattatttaatcaaGGTCTATTTTATGATTTAACACCAATGAAATT ATTAACAAGCACTTCACACCAAATCACCAATGATGACCAAACAAAAGATATTCTCTTTAATTTATTCGGAAATGTAAATAGATGTGGTACTTTCGGTACATCAACATTAAGTTATCAATCATGTATTTTAACAGTTGCTAATAAAGCGATCGATTATAAACTAGATTCAAGATATGCAACATCACCAAAATCAGTTATGGTAGGATCTCTCAGTCAACCAAGAACAATTACATTTACAAATGATGGAATAACTATAATTTATAGTTCAACAACTGGTTTCACAGAATGCTCATCAAATGGTAACAAATATTCATCAAagtatattttaatttgtgatCCATTCACAGAATATTATGTAGATAAATTTACATTAGAATCACAATGTATTTATCAAATTAAGGTTTATACTAAATACGCATGTCCAACATTACGTTTATTCAAAGAATCACAATATTATGACCTTTCACCATTGATGTT ggATTCAACAAGAAATTATACAACAGGTCATATTACAGGCGGATATGAATATAATATTGTATTCAATATTGGTAATAAAGCACAAATGTGTAGCGATGCAtttaatgattattattttgctTGTCAATATGACCCACGTTCTAAAAGTTTTATTCCACTTGCAAAGGCAAGTTTAGGTCAAAGAGtaacatttgatttaaatcaagTTAAATTCGAATATActtcaccaacaacaactagTTGCCCATTAAATTCCAATAAAAgaacttttattattgttttaaattgtgATGAAAACCAACATTATCAATTAGTTTCAACTTTAGAATCTCCTGTATGTGTATATACAGtaacaattaaaactaaatatGTATGTGAATCAACAATTTATTACAATAGAATTAATACTACCTTTTATGATATTACTCCAATAAAAAC aaCGAAAGATAGTCCAAAAACTGTagatattgttgttggtggatATCCATATAAA CTTTATTACAGTATAGGTAATACTGTTAATTATTGTGCAAATCAAGTGGAGTCAGTTCCAGGGGTTGATTATCAAGCTTGTCAATATCTCAGCGGTCTTGTTATTCAAGTCggtagtttaaaaaatacatcAATGTATCTAAGTAATAATGgtataaatatatatcatACTACACCATTTGATTTAACCAGAGTATGCCAAAATACAAGATATCAAAGAGTGAACTCTTTAAATATGGTATGTGATACAACAGCAATAAACGTTGTGGTTAGCGCGACTGAGACTGCCGATGATTGGGCATGTATATATACAATCgaaattaaaaccaaataTGCATGTCCAATTAATTATGCACCAGTATTGCCAGCTGTTGGAAATCCATGTTTATACAGTTGTACACCACCAGGTGCTTTAAATACAAAAGATATAGTTAGTgtacttttaaatttgggCGTTTGTTTCTCAGAGATTAATAAATATGGTACAGGTGCACAATCATTACTTGGTATATTCAACAATACTTGGGTTTTAAACCACAATGGATATGATGATTGGATGGGTGGACAACTTTATTCACTATTATTAACAGGTAAACCACAAACATCGATTTCACCATATGTTATTTCAATTACACATGATAATTTATGTACATATGGTACCAATGGGTTAAGTAAAGcaaaaaattcaatcaatgatTTTCTTACTATTACAAATGATCTtcttgaaatttcaaatcgTGCAGCCAGTTCAACCGTTACCAAATATACATATTCAGATGGAGCAATAACATTATCAACACATAAACttttatcaacatcaactgGAGGTCTtgcaattattaaatacaaaAATTTGCTATGCTACTATTCAATAGTTTCAAATTTACAAACTTTAGTTATTTCGAATTATTTGCTTTCATGTCCATATTATTCACCAACCATTACATTGTACAGTTTAACACCACCAACAGGGAAAATTGGAGATACTATCACAATTAATGGCCAAAATTTAGATACAAATAGATATGATGTTTATTTCAACATAATTGACGACAACAGTAAAGTCAAAGCAACAATAACATCAAGAACCGTAAATTCTGTAAAAGTAATTGTTCCAAATGGTTTTGGTAATGCATTAGTCTACACTCAAAATATACTTAATCCAACTACCTCTGATAAACTTTCATTTTCATATCCATCACCAGCGATTGTCAAAGTAATTAGTCAACCATTTAGTACAGATATCATCAATAGATTCTTTGTTATTGGTCAAAACCATCGTTCTTTAATAACCAATATCACCATTTATCCATACAtcgataatattgaaaaagaagcAATTTATTGTGAAATTGAAAAGTATTGTCCAAGTTCATCAAAAATTCCATCAATTCCAGAATCAGCAGTAGGTCATCCATGTATTAATTCAACAGTTTACTCTGAGAATTCCCAGTTTTTCGATTATTCCAAGTATGATGTTTTTGTTTGTATCAAATCATCATTAGGTGTTGGAAGTGGTATCATTAAATTCCCATCACAAACATTTACATTTGCATACTCTTATAAAGCACCTCTCTTATATTATACACAACCTGGCATTCGTATTCCAACCGATGGTGGTAGTTTTCAATTGAGTGGTAAAAACTTTCCACCAACACAAGAAATCATTGATCTCGGTTTAAACACATCTGTAATCATTTggaataatgataattttgttACATTCAAAGGAACAAATCTTACAAGCACCAATATCAATTGGAAGAGTTCTAAATCGATTTTATGTGTTGCACCACCAGGTTTCGGTGGACCATTCATCGTTACGGTAACTGTCGGTAAACAAGCGTCAAAAACTATATATCCAagtgatttaaatgaaaatccaatagattattatttatattattctcCACCAACTTTGCTCGACATATTAGCAGTTCCAACTGATGGTGGGGAAACTATAATAAAAGGTACAAATTTTATTCCAGTCTCGCTTGCagatcaaattaataatcaatcattaattgGTTCACCAAATTCAGTCACgtttaataatgttttatCTTCATCATGGAAATGGATTAACTCAACACATGTAAAAGCCATCGTACAAAAAGGTATTGGAGCAATCCTTACAATTGTAAATGTTGGAAGCCAAAGTACTGAAACGAGTCCATATCCcgtaattttttataaacaacCTGaattagataataaaaaatatgaaaactttgcaaatagtaatattttaataactgGTTCTAATTTTGTACCAGTTGGTGTTTCAGCAGGTTCATCAAGTTCTGTCAAAATTGGAGGTATTCCTTGTAACTCTGTAACATGGGTAGATTCAAAATCTGTTATTTGTAATGTACCAATTGGAACtggtgataatttaaatatccaAGTAACAGTTGGAGGTCAACAAACCgaattaaatgattatttcTCATATTTAGGGCAATGCGATTTCCTCTGTAgcgatttatcaaattta GAATTAGAAAAAGTTATtagagaaaataaaaaagatttaaagagTACTCTTTTATTAACAGGTGTATGTTTAGAACAAATCGAGCAATATAATCTCacatatattaaaaataaaattgaatcaagTTGGATTGGAagttcaattattaatgattggACAAGTGGTAAATTctataattatttcaaatcatCAGAATCATACTCAACAGTTAAAACACTTGCAAAATATATTACTCCAAAGAATCCATGTatttatgataataaaagAGTAAAGAATTCATTAGATTACCTTTTCGAAATCAATTCAGATATTTTCCATTTAATTGAactttcaatttcatcaaaaaTCAGTTATCCAGATTCACCATATGAAACTTATTTCTATGAATCATCAAGCAACCCAGAGTATGGTCTTTCAATTATTACATTTGATTCAGCAATTTGTAGCTTTACAGAATCAACTATTCAAGACTACCAAAGTGGAAAAGTATTACAATCATGTTCAATCATTCCAATTATAAATCAAGTAATTaatccaacaacaacacttCAAGCACCATATCAATATTCACTTACAATTATTGGTAGATTATTTGATAGTTCAACTAGAATATTTTTATCAGGTTATGAATGTCCAATCAttggtaatattattacaaatcaAAATGATTATATTCAAACTCTTAGTTGTTCAGTACCATCAGAAATCAAATCATACTCGGCCTCTCCAATTAGTTTTTACAATGGTTatagtgaaaataatatatataatttcttgttggattttaaaaaatcattcttttttatatatccAATTTCAACAGTAACTCAAATTCAATACCCATCAAGTGGTCCAATTCAAATGAATTCTGAAATTAAAGtaattggttttaatttcttccCATATGGTATTACAAATCCAAGCATTCAAGTTTTTATTGATGATCTTGAATTAACAGGTACTATCTTTGGATTAACAAGCATAAATGGAGttgattcattttcatttattgcTTCTGGTTTAGGTTCTTTAaa tgATAGTTTACCAATGATTATAAACGATGATattaatttagaattttcatttgaaagaCCAATTGTTAATAGTATATTACCAACAAATGGAGATTACAATACAAAGGTTAcaattaatggtaataattttagaaaagGTCAATCAGTAAAAATTGGAGACATATTAGtaaatgatattgaattCATTTCAAATCAAAAGATTATTGTTTCAGCACCATTTGGATTTATTAATGGACTTGTAGTTGTTTATTCAGATGATCAATACAGTTTAGAAGAAATATCATTTAGTTATCCTTCACCAATTATAGACCAAGTCATTCTTTCAAATTatgaatcaaaattaaacACAACAGGTACAAATTATTTCACAGTAATAGGTAGAGGTTTAGGTACATACATTGCAGAACAAGtcgatattattattaaccaAGAGTTTTATGCAAGTTGCGAATTCGATTTCTGTGAAAGTTTAGAAATTATTGAAGATATAGATATAAAAGATCAAGGAATTtgtcaatatttaaaatataaaaattatcaatatatcGATGAAAACTTTGATATATTAAATTGTATTTTAGCTGATTCGATTGGTAAAGATAAATCAATCAGTATCAAAATTTCAGAATTCCAAAACCAAACTTTCACCTACTCTTATTATGAACCATGgattgaaaaattaacacAAAACTCTTCATCAGCAACAACTGATGGTGGTGAAGTTATCGTTATAAATGGTTACAACTTTTTACCATTCGAAAATTTAAGTCCATACTATGAAAACAATGAAACTATTGCACAATGGTTAAATCAATCAGAAATATTAATTGGTGAAAGCTATCTTTgtcaatcaattaattggaCCAATTCCTATGAATTAAATTGTACAATCCCACCGGGAATTGGTGTTAATCATACAATCATTGTAAAAGTAGGCCTTCAATCATCAAATCATACTGATTATTTGTATTCTTACGATCCACCAAAACTTGATACAATCAATAATTCCACCAAAAATGAGACACATTACTATTCTTCAACAGATGGTaacaatgaaattataataacagGTAATAACTTTATTCCAAAAGAGTTATCAGATCATTACAACcagaatgaaaataaaactataaattcAATACTATTAGGTAAACAATATTGTAATGAAACTATTTGGATTAATTCAACAATAGTTAAATGTAAACCATTAGCAGGTATTGGGtcaaattacaaaataaacaTTAAAGTTGGTaatcaaaattcaaatgaaaccATTTACTTCTCATATGAGAAGccaattttagatttaaagaattacACAGGTTCAACAAATGGTAATACTGAAATTACAATAACAGGTATCAACTTTATTCCAAAAGAATTAgcagataataataatttcaatcaaTCAGAGAACTATATAATGattggtgataataaatGTAATGAAACTATTTGGATCAATTCAACAACAGTTAAATGTAAACCAATATCAGGTACTGGTACCAATCATAGAGTTATCATAACAGTTGGTAATCAAAACTCAAATGAAACGGTCTACTTTTCATAtgataaaccaattttagatattaaaaaCTATAGTAGTCCAACTGATGGCAATACTGAAATCACAATTACAGGTGAAAactttattgaaaattataatcaaGAAAAacataatgaaaatgataatttcgTTAGAATCGGTGAAAATAAATGTAATGAAACAAAGTGGATAAATTCGACAACaattaaatgtaaattaATTCAAGGTATTGGTTTAGATTATAAAATAGTTGTAACAGTCGCCAATCaacaatcaaatgaaaatgtttTCTTTTCATATGAAAAACCAATGATTGATAGTAAAACACTATTAGCATCAACCAGTGGTAGtgaaactattaaaattacagGTACCAATTTCATTCCATCAACTTTAGTAGAACATTACAAcaaagaagaaaataaagataactCAATAAATTCAGTTACTATCAATAACGAGTTTTGTAATGATATTACATGGATTAACTCAACAGAACTAACATGTAAACCATTAGCAGGAGTTGGAACTAATCATACTATATTCATTTTGGTTGGAActcaaaaatcaaatcaagtAAAATCATTCTCATATAAACCTCCAAAGATTGAAGAGTTTAAATACTACACAGCACCAACACATtccaataaaattattactataactGGTGAAAACTTTATTCCAAtcgaattattatcaaaagacAACAGCAATAGTTCAGTACTCattgataatataaaatgtGAAGAAATCAAATGGATTGATTCTACAAAAGTTTCATGTCAAGTTCCAGTAGGTCAAGGTAAAGATTTATCGATTaaagttaaaattgaaaatcaagaaactgaagaaaatcaacaattttCATATGATAAACCATTtattcaatcaatcaatccaAATAAAGGAAGATGTAATCAAGAAGTATTAATTACAATTCAAGGTGATAGTTTTGGAAAGAGTGATCaactaattaaaattggtaataacGAATGTCAAGATATTCAATTCTATCCAAATCATACATTTACATGTAAAGTTCCAATCGTGGagaattcaattaaatccattgttttattaaatgttgGAAATCAAGATTCAAACGATAACATTACATATAAATACTATGGACCACcagaaattaaaagtattGGTTTACCATCATATCTTTCATTCAAAGGTGATGATTTAATAACAATCATTGGTAATAACTTTATAGAATATGATGATGGATCTGATGAAATTgttgttaaatttaataatgaaccaACAGCTATCATTGAAAAAACAGAAACatctattaaaattaaaactcttagtggtgatgaatttaatttaccaattgCTGTAGAATTAAATGGTCAAATAAGTAATATCGATACTTCATTCGTTTACTCAAATCCAATAATTGAAAGTGTAACACCATCATCAAGTAgctcaaaatcaaatactcATATCACCATTAAAGGACATAATCTTGGATATTCAACAAACACTCCCAAAATTACAATTGGAAGTagtaattgtttaaatatcAATACTATATCTCCAAATGAAGTTCGTTGTATAGTGTTGAAATCAAGCGCAGGCACTAAACAATTAACATTAACCTATGAAAGTTATCAACCAACCTATTCACAATTCACTCACAAAAACGATGATGACAGTGATAGccacgatgatgatgatgataaagacAATAATGGACCAAAAGATACCATAATAAGTATTATCGGAAGTGCAATTGGAGCAGCAGTATCAGCAGCCATAAGTGGACTAATAACAAGCATTTTCATTGGTGGAACATCAGTAGCCacagcagcagcaacaacaacagcaacaggtACCGCGATTGCAACAGCAACTACAGCGTCAACAGCAACAGCTATTGCCAGTGCAACGACCGAAGGTGTTGCAGTAGTCTTTACAAGGGTATCAGTAATAGCAGCAACAGCAGGTGGTGTTGTTATTACTGCAATTGTAACAGCAACAGTCATCCTTATTTCAGGTGGAAGTACACCATCACCAACTCCAACTATAACTCCAACTATTTCACCAACTCCAACACCAACCGATAACTATTGGGTAAGATGTATGGTCGATTATTCAAGATTAACTTTACAAGTCGATAATCTTTACGGTCAAGATATAGTATGTATTGATGGTAATggaatttcatcaattttcAACGAATCATTCTCTTGTAAACCTGATCTTATTAACGATAGTATGATATGCACTCAACAACATCAAGATggaacaaattcaacaaccacATTTGGTAATTCAACATTAATTTGTCATATTGACTCAACAAAATCATGTGAAATTTCACCACCATTCATTATACCATCCGATCcaattgaagatgatgaatattcaaatattttagaaTGTCAATATAATCTCattgaaaattcattatcaacaCACTCTAATAATAGTCCATTAAGAtgttataataatgaaactgAAAATTACTTCACTATGAATACTACACTTTCATGCTCAAAAGATGAATCATTAAGTCAAGATAACAATACGATTTCTTGTTTAGCAGATACAGATGATACTcaaatctttttctttaagaACTCAATTACATGCATTACAGATTATCCATACTATAAATGTACAATGAAATCTGAACCATCACAAGATGATAACATAATTCCAGAACCAACATTACCACCAACTCcatcaattgatgatgattccaCATGTATTTATGATTCAGCCAATCCATATTCAATAGATCTCCAACCAACGATTGGAACTAATGTCAAATGTCcaacaaatgaaaaagaacTTCATTATGATCTTTCAACTTATCTAACATGCACAGATAATACCACCCATAAAAACTCCACTTATTCAGTTTCATATTCAACTTATGTTTgcattaaaacaaaataa